One segment of Castanea sativa cultivar Marrone di Chiusa Pesio chromosome 3, ASM4071231v1 DNA contains the following:
- the LOC142628831 gene encoding serine/threonine-protein phosphatase 7 long form homolog has protein sequence MALVERWRPKTHTSHMSHGEVTITLQDVEVIFEFPIDGVAVVSNTTLNWRELCWDFLGFNVLKDNMMVLQGQRILIKLLLEQVVVVLPPNAEEVQLHNYAWCYILALLGDTIFMDKSDNRM, from the coding sequence ATGGCCTtagttgagcgatggcggcccAAGACTCACACCTCCCACATGTCACATGGTGAGGTGACCATTACGTTGCAAGATGTGGAGGTTATTTTCGAGTTTCCTATTGATGGCGTGGCTGTTGTCAGCAACACTACCTTGAATTGGAGGGAATTGTGCTGGGACTTCCTTGGCTTTAATGTTCTTAAGGATAATATGATGGTGCTACAAGGCCAAAGGATTCTCATCAAACTGCTTTTGGAGCAAGTTGTAGTTGTGTTACCGCCTAATGCTGAAGAGGTTCAGCTGCATAACTATGCATGGTGCTACATTCTAGCGCTACTGGGGGACACAATCTTCATGGACAAGTCTGACAATAGGATGTAG